ggccctaggctggggcaggggattgaggtgcaggctctgggagggagtttggggatgggaggagtgcagagggatggggtgcaggcgtGAAggctgtggctgcagatgaggggtttggggcgtgggaggggctcagactaagaggaggagtgtgggggatgagggctctggctgggactgagtataaggtgtttggggtgtgggaggggctcagggtttggAAGATAGTTGAGGATGAGGTGGGagtgaaagctctggctggggtgtgggctctggagaggggcagagctggggatgagtttgggatgcaggcaggctgctcctggacaggggccagagaggaggactcccccagccctttccctgccagcagcagcaggctctgAGGGAGaagcccccctttcctgccctcccccaggagcACACagtcactgtagcctcactgggggtgagggatggggctgcctccttgcatgGGGAAGGAGCGGTGATTGCAGGCGGGCagggggggctgtgctggtggagggtcctgccTGAAAGGGGAAGGGTCTGAGGAGGAAGGGctggctcagagtcagtctgccctggcagtggaCATGGCGGCGCTAGGACCCTGCcacagcagttgctgcagggaggccaGATGCAGCTGCAGGGGGAAGAGACAATCAGTGATGTTCTGCTCAGGGCCGGAAAGGGTGTCGGGGGCAGCAAGTCGGGGCCGTGGGACACTTGGGGGAGACATGGGGGGGCCACAGGTGTGGGGGGACACCCGGCCCCACATattgctggagctgggcccctggctctgaatattgctggggCCCGGGCACCACATGGGTATGGAACTCGCTGCCTATGCCTGAGACTGAAGCTAACCAGCGAGAGATGCAGTTTGCACAGGAGGGGCCCTTCCCCCGAAAACCCCCTCTCCATCATGCTGGCTAACGATTCCACTGGGGACTATTTGTCACAGAGAAAGGATACACTGGAAACCATCACCACCTCATCCCGCGGGAGCCTGAATTTCTGCTGGAAAAGTTCCCTGGGCCCCTGAGTGAGACAGGCTCCTGGGGGGggcccagtgtggccgttcttataatATGCCTGGGTCTGTGCATCGCATCGCTCTTCACCTGGCTCTCTCGGGAGCGTCACAGCACCTAGGCCGCTTGTGGATCTGGGACTCTGGGCCCATTTCTCAGGTGGgatgggccctgcccccaccccagagccctgcccggATTGGCTCATTGATCCCGTAACCAGATCCCGTAACCCCAGTGCAGCTGGCAACCTGCCTTCTGTCAGGGCCCTTACCTGGCTCACCAGCATGGGCCCCGTCACGTTGGTTGTGTACACCAGGGACATGTCCTCCGGTGTCTCAGACTCTAGTGTGTTCAGCTTTAACACCGCAGCGTTGTTTATCAACAGATTGAGCCCCGAGCCTTTCAGATGCTCCTCAACTCTAGTTGCTGCCGCCTTGATGCTGGCTGGGTCTGTAGCTTCTATAGAGACAGAGCAGGGGGTTCAGATGCATGATTCCTCCTCCCTCATGTCACCCCATAGCACACCCCACTCCCAGGCACCAAGGGACTTCTTCCTGCCGGAATGAGAGGTAGGAGAGGCGGTGGAAGTCGAGGGGGGGAAGTTGCTGCTGGGTCAAGAGAAGTGGAGTTGTACTGGGGCAACAATAGGAAAggataatgataataaataataataattagttatTTGGACAATCTTAGtaggagattttaaaaaacctcaATTTATTGTAATTAGTGAATACTTCAGATGTGTGTAGTTGATCTACATTAGATAAAGAACTGCAATGATCTAAAACTATTTTTGAATGCATTGTAGGTGAGAGAACTGATCAGCTGGATGTGTGAagctccatcccagaggtggGACTGCAAGACAGAGCTGCCCTGGTGTGATTGTCACAGGAGGGACCTGGCACGTGGTGGCCCTGAGTCTTTCCCAGCCCACCCAGGTCTATCCGACCTCTGTAGGGCTCCCCACTCACACCCACCTTCTCTGGGGCTGCCTAAGGAGTCAGTGGGCTGTGAGTGATTATTGACTCTGGTCTTGTTCTCCCCACTGAGATCTGGAGGGCAGGGAACGAGGCTATggagggggacagggaatggggaacaACATAATCCAGGGAAGGGAACCTCAACTCTGGGTCCAGAGCAGGGCACCCACCTAGCGCAACGATCACCAGGTTTGGATGCCTGGACACCAAGTTCTTCAATTGCTGGAAAAGAATAAAGTCAGTGATTATTGAGGGAGCCGCCACCCCTGGGGATGGCCAGGCTGGgctgagtccagctccctgctgctaccTGGGGCCAAGTCAGTATCTTATTGTGTTGACTCTGCAAAGCCCCCACGTGCAGCACCCAGCTCTGGCTTTCCGGGTCGGTAGGAGGCGTCTGTCTGTCTCCTGAGCATTTAAAACGCCATCATCTAACTCAGTGCGTCAAGTCAGGGACACAAACCACTTCCCTGTCACTAACACACCTGTgctctctgccctctccctgcgtgcgctctgggagtgtgtgacgcCAGGGGCTGGACAGGGCACAGCGACtgcaaggagcagctgggacatTGTGAATGAGGACCCTGGAGAGGAGCAGGGCACTGGAGGGCAGGAAGCAGGTTTAGGAATTTTATGGGGATGGGGCGCAGGAGTGAGGCTGAGTGGTTCAGAAGACAGGGATGGCACTGGGGGCAGCTCCCCTAAGATGGGGCAGTTGTGGGGAAGAGGAGTCCTCGCTCAGGAGCCAGGGGAAGGGAGTGTGGCAGTTTTACCAGCTCTCGTGAACTGGTTGTGAGTGAGGGTTTCGGCGATGACACAAGAAGGAACTCTGGTTCTGCAGTTTCCCAGGgtgggcatgtgggcaagagcCTCGGGGCTGAGGACACAGAGCAGCCCTGCCTCTAtgtaagtgtaagcagagtcaggatgagctctaccctgacatctggtggtgaattatgggaagtgtggaaagaatttcaggaattgtGAAGTCTCAGATATTTGCGtgggcacgcccagcatagcccaaggcagactgggatggttattttgacagctctgggatccccaatttctttgttattggggcaggataaataaagtgctgccacctgattatgtgaatgaggaactagaAGACTGCTTTATGTCAGAGATGTCTCAaaataaattaagtgacacttgctagacaagggacatgggttttaaaacccagtgaattgagagagattgggggttggtgtgtgtgctggtatgggccccttttgagggcctgcaacaccaattgcacatcctcctctctccactgtaaaagagtagagctaattttggttCCAacaggagtccatctagagactgctgagctgaattcagcttgggctaatggtgcaccagtaccagggctcccctactaagagctgaaatcactgagtgctgtgttaaccaaTGGAGGGCCTGAAGACCTATcattaagcggctggcagagcagagcagtttgcagcatgttggagcagcccatggagcagtgagcagagtgaagtggtttgcacagacagctggaggagcggcacagctggtgtagtggagctggtcatggtgaaggctgcagcagaactccacggagaggcagagcagttggccctggcccatgtaaggtgccccttaacatcctgtgtggactcccccccccatttccacccaggctgggggtgtaaaacactgcagataaacttttgaattctggggtggcactgaccagagactttcgggttgttggactttggggtgattgggcttaagaccctaagggggaaaggacattgccctAAGTACTTGGAgatgggtttttgcttatggtttgtgttataatcctgtttgtggtgtttctccaatgggatgccgcgttgtttccttcctttattaaaaggattttgctacactcagactccgtgcttgcgagagaggaagtattgcctcctagaggctgtgacgaactgggaaagttctttatgtttgctctgaatactgtgttggtgcctcagtgtccccatggcagttcttaagtatctggcagagcaaagggccagtgcacctaaatgcctgacactctgtctcctagcaactgatggcctgggcccctcccctgcaaaggtgccagctgaaggtgttggagacaaagggatcaggtgacctcctggcccgggaaaggggctgagcagagagaaggggctgggaggggttgttagtctggagctggctggggtcaagggtggagggcagacctgggggtctggctcactgccccccagaatggacccagccgaggggtccggttcgctgtatctacaagctctgttttagaccctgttcctgtcatcgaataaacctctgttttactggctggctgagagtcacgtctgactgcaaagtgggggtgcagaaccaggtggcttccccaggaccccgctggggtggacttgctgtgggaagcacacggaggggcagaggatgctgaatgctccaaggagagacccaggaggtgaagccgtgtgagcttcttgccctgaataagtctgctccaagggagaggaggctccccaaagtcctgactggcttggtggggagcagttccagagcatcgcccggtgactccgtgacaactggtggcagcggcgggacgtactgcaccccgtgaatggcgctgcttgcagtaagtgactggggagcagtaaaacaaaggagggataatgaggaccaggcgtgctgaaggctcagagagggacggtttcagggggcagttaacctctgggagtgtgtgaccagcgagaaggattgttggagtaacggggtccccctgaggactgcagcgagcagtctcaggggcggaggagcttaccgctcgaccctgggagagagaaggatttttgcagtagcagggttcccctggggattgcaggagcagtcccaagggcggaggagtctgcagctcgaccctggcaaagaggtggtgaccacgagaagggttggcacaccaggggtacttcctggaaaccatgggggagccaagagcacacaggcctgtgagtccagagccacttgggaacggtgaagtgatggtctatcaccatctccttaagaaggacattgtgatcctgtgcacaaagagagggttacacgtggggaaattcaccaaggcacagttaatcgtgcagttgaaggaggaggaccgctctgaggagcagattcctggcccagatggggctacgagaggatctgagagcagctggagcatcagccaggcatccccaggagtctggtccccaatcagacgagggtcttcacgattgggctccctatcaggagattggagacggatgggatgggagcagagcccgaggaaaagctgcatgagaagcagcagcagtgtggactggtgatggtggagcagagagacatagggggctgcccaggggtcagtggggaaacacgcctgcgggggcgagaccctgggacagagagaactgtggtggtgcagccccagatgctgagggactgtggaacctgggtgaagttccctggggtgaagcccctcgccctgcctatggcccagatccctgtgcagacccaggaggggtcgggctgggtggtagttggggttctccaggatatcagctgggaggttggggggtgactgtctccccatgggacaggatccaggccccgctcctgtaacggccgagggtttgaattcaaatccagggaaccaattggctgggatggaaatggtcagtgaaaatgcaaataacctggctggcaggggggaggggctgctgggctcaggttacctgcctacctataaccagccccctggggctgagtgggagggggagatgcTCCCCCGCCctcctgcacaccggagagggggctcacactggctctgatgctgtgaccagagcagagagctcgctgcctggccccactgggacagcaagggcagcgctgagcacggggggagctgagaccccagctgagtgcggggacacccaggcagggcaggtcacctgccaaacaggtttgcctggtccagacgtgctgctgggaagtgattacacagcagggagggagctaccagggacaaggctcagtggggctgtgaccccaggtccagccagcgagagggagcaggtcccactccctgccccagcagctgaatcccagaccgagctgcagagggatccctccttggagaagctgagggaacttgctggctacagcgctgcaaacccccttggggaaggctgcagggacaaagTCCTGcgggaggagggattcctgtaccgggaatgggatccccaaggggaagtagaactggggggaatcgggaggcagctggtggtaccccaggaatccacagggctcttcccatttgagctgctggatgggaggagagtgaggggacccctggacctgaagggggaggattggatggagaagggggaagaccccctgggggatctcttccctgaggtgggagccaatctccccatcaggtgttccccgttcagaatcactgggaaagcagccagaacctggagagagaggtcaaggacatgctggctttagatgggatccagccattttacagcccatgggcctcacccgtggggctgatccccaagcgagacaggatgatctggttttatgggggctatcagaagcttaaagccatcacagtgtccgatgccgaccccatgcctaggcctggagagattctagacaagcagagggggatggagaacttggccctggcagacactgataacatgtgcatctttagccagacctgggaggaacaggtgtcccaggtgaagagggggctgggctgcctcaaggaagTGGGACTGacagtaaaagctggaaagtgtaaggtggggacggcagaggtgttgtgtctgggcaacaaagtgggaagtggctgccaaagcccagagctggccaaggccaagatgagGGCTCTTAACCAAGACAGCACGAATTGCagcccagagggctggggaaagacacaatcccagcttgaaccccagggttactggggtggcaaagggtgtgggctgcataaaccttcccacatgcggcctgcaagtgccatcaagcacacctgacctaagggagggcgtgagactggactgtcctggtgtaactcacacggaggaatgggagagatgctggggcatccataggaaccttggtgggttcgaacttctccaggtcactggctggagtgacctcgctcagttcggtctcgaaggggggagagatgtgacgaactgggaaagttctttatgtttgctctgaatactgtgttggtgcctcagtgtccccatagcagttcttaagtatctggcagagcaaagggccagtgcacctaaatgcctgacactctgtctcctagcaactgatggcctgggcccctgccctgcaaaggtgccagatgaaggtgttggagacaaagggatcaggtgacctcctggcccgggaaaggggctgaggagagaggaggggctgggaggggctgttagtctggagctggctggggtcaagggtggagggcagacctaggggtctggctcactgcaccccagaatggacccagccgaggggtccggttcgcggtacctacaagctctgttttagatcctgttcctgtcatcgaataaacctctgtgttactggctggctgagagtcacgtctgactgcaaagtgggggtgcaggacccggtggcttccccaggaccccgctggggtgggctcgccgTGGGAAGAGCACGGAGGGGCAGAAGatactgaatgctccaaggagagacccaggaggtgaagccatgggagcttcttgccctgaacaagtctgctccaagggagaggaggctccccaaagtcctgactggcttggtggggagcagttccagagcatcgcccggggactccgtgacagaggcgcccaggggggtgtggtatgtaagtgtcccaggtctctgggtgggggctcgagccggttatgcattttgttattgaaacagaacccctggatactgaacccggcccttgttgctgccaactcagagggcagaagggttacataagcatGGCCCTAGAGCAGACAGAGGGTCTGGAGCAGTGGCAGACAAGGGAGGGGGGAGTCAGGGAAGTGGTGCCGTGGAGGCTGAGCAGAGAAGTGCTGCTGCTGGGTCAGACAGCCATAGGAAATGGATGGCCGTTCCCCTGTGTGAGGGGGAAAGAGGCTGAAGAGGGGGAGTGGAGGTACCATGGGAGCAGCCAgggactgccatgcattttgtgcaCATTAAAGATTGACATTTCCACCTGAAATGATCCACGCACACATTGACAGAGGACTAGAGGGGAGTTACAAAGTCACAGGACAGACTGAAAAACTGATTTTCTAAAAAGTACCATGATTTTGGGGGTCGGACGCATGATTGTGTCTCTCCTGAGGCTGGCAGTACTGGGTATGTTTCCACCGCAATCACAACGTGTAGAAGCTGTACAAGCCGGCCAGGAGCCCCTGGGGAATTACTCAAGGGCTAGCCTGTGCTACTGCATCCTCACTGCTCCGGGACTGGAGCTACCTCTGTGAAAGCTAGCTCGGGTGTAGCTACAACCCTCAGCCTGGAGCCGTGTCTGCTGTCGCCTCCTCCCCTGGCAAGTTGCTCTCGGAGCTGAAGGCTTCTTCagattcccccccctccccaccaccaggtACAGCTAACTCCCTCTCACCTCTCCCTGTTCTCACCTGCGCTCGCTCTCCCTCCGGGTCCCGGCAGGTCGCAAACACCCACTCGGGTGGGTTTGGTTTCTCCAGAAACTGCTTGACGAGCTCCAGGCCGATTCCCCGATTGGCCCCAGTCACCAGAACGCTGCGGACATTAAAGCCAGCCATGGTCCTCGCCTGCCTGTGCCCCAGCTGGCAGGGCCTGTGCTCAGCGAGAGCTGGGCTAGTTCTGGCCCCCACGTCCCCTGCACCTGGGTTTTATAAAGCTAGGGCTTGGGAAtgagctctctgctgccatctaATGGAATGAGACAGATCTTATTTGTGTATTTGTTAcccatcacagaatcatagaatatcagggttggaagggacctcaggaggtgtctagtcccaccccatgctcaaagcaggaccaaccccaactaaatcatcccagccagggctttgtcaagccaggccttaaaatcttctgtggatggagattccaccacctccctagataacccattccagtgattcaccaccctcctagtgaaatagtgtttcctaatatccaacctaaacctccctcactgcaacttgagaccattactccttgttctgtcatctgccaccactgagaacagccaagctccatcctctctggaaccccccttcgggtagttgaaggctgctatcaaacccccctcactcttctcttctgcagactaaagaagcccagtttcctcagcctctcctcataagtcatatgccttAGCCCCCTCATtattttccttgccctctgctggacgctcgccaatttgtccacatcccttctgtagtgaggggaccaaacctggacacagtactccaggtgtggcctcaccagtgtcaaatagaggggaataatcacttccctctatctgcaggcaatgctcctattaatataccccaatatgctgttggccttctggGCAACAAGGTCAcacctttttccaatcatccaggacctcccccgatcgccacacattttcaaagatagtgcccaatggctctgcaatcacgtcAGCCAACTCTCTCAGCACACTTGGATGCATgatatctggacccatggacttgtgcacggccaacttttctaaatagttcttaacctgttctttcaacaCTGAGGActgctcaccttctccccatgctgtgctgcccactgcagtagtctgggagctgaccttgtttgtgaggacagaggcaaaaaaagcattgagtacgttagctttttccacagcatctgtcactaggttgcctcccccattcagtaagggtctcaGGGTGAACAGTTTGGTTGTTTTGGTTACTAGTTATTGAAGATTTGGGAGCAGGGTCTTTGAAGGGTTGGTCTCATTGTGTGAAAGGGCAGAACAACTGTACTCAGCACGCCCTGAGTAAGGAGTCACCACAACCATGATCTATTTTCCACA
This Gopherus evgoodei ecotype Sinaloan lineage chromosome 12, rGopEvg1_v1.p, whole genome shotgun sequence DNA region includes the following protein-coding sequences:
- the LOC115660157 gene encoding uncharacterized protein LOC115660157 isoform X2, coding for MAGFNVRSVLVTGANRGIGLELVKQFLEKPNPPEWVFATCRDPEGERAQQLKNLVSRHPNLVIVALEATDPASIKAAATRVEEHLKGSGLNLLINNAAVLKLNTLESETPEDMSLVYTTNVTGPMLVSQAALNMLTKCQSLGYEGDGILSIAVHPGWVQTDMGISLSPEAPVTVDASVRGILNVLPTLSEKDNGAFVSWEGKVLPW